From the genome of Rhodobacteraceae bacterium Araon29, one region includes:
- a CDS encoding TolC family protein, whose protein sequence is MRFTRLREVTLICTLPLVSGCIMPEGSLGSAAGRLGLPYGQTNQDGAGKSNSSQSQIIDQLQSRWSILPPDSSYAQVAEAVLASDAQVAAAELSAAKLRSKAASKNWLPSLGSVVSLTSLGDMVANLVLDQVLFDNGRAKAQRAFAAADVEMAAVTLSLDTNGRVYQALDLYLQAQKGDEVAHQSDVVLAEMKKFQWIMNERVKGGVSDMSDLNILNQKLAEIKAERSRGGQNRRSALAELEAIAARPLDAIEGETEIEISGSEVTPLSVLEAQASQRRDIASAKIDRSSELPSLVASASGGTSDPALEIGVKSDRFFDFGTSARLRAGKAAQTVANRQVEQAKETANRRMQGYLQDLTSAKRQLSEARALRKQAWNNFTLFRRQYEAGQRQVMDVVGVYESYARQQRRLLEIKYQIAQLKLQIARDLGLLADGAKI, encoded by the coding sequence ATGCGGTTTACTCGGCTCAGAGAAGTGACTTTAATTTGCACCCTGCCCTTGGTTTCAGGGTGCATAATGCCTGAGGGCAGCCTTGGGTCAGCAGCTGGCCGGCTTGGATTGCCATACGGCCAGACAAATCAGGACGGCGCTGGAAAATCGAATTCAAGCCAATCACAGATCATTGATCAGCTTCAAAGCCGGTGGTCGATTTTACCACCCGACAGTAGTTATGCCCAAGTGGCAGAGGCGGTGCTTGCGTCAGATGCGCAGGTGGCTGCGGCTGAATTAAGTGCCGCAAAACTGAGATCAAAAGCCGCCTCTAAAAACTGGCTTCCAAGTCTGGGGTCGGTGGTTAGCCTTACATCGCTTGGTGATATGGTGGCCAATTTAGTTCTGGACCAAGTCTTGTTCGACAATGGACGCGCCAAAGCACAGCGCGCTTTTGCGGCCGCAGATGTTGAAATGGCTGCCGTGACGCTTTCGCTTGATACCAATGGGCGGGTTTATCAGGCGCTTGATCTCTACCTGCAGGCCCAGAAGGGCGATGAGGTGGCGCATCAATCGGATGTCGTTTTGGCAGAGATGAAAAAATTCCAATGGATTATGAACGAAAGGGTCAAGGGCGGCGTTTCAGATATGTCTGATTTAAACATTCTCAATCAAAAGCTTGCAGAGATAAAAGCCGAACGCAGTCGGGGGGGGCAAAATAGACGAAGTGCTTTGGCCGAACTCGAAGCAATTGCGGCACGCCCTCTGGACGCTATTGAGGGGGAAACAGAGATAGAGATTTCTGGCTCTGAAGTCACCCCTTTGAGTGTGCTTGAGGCACAGGCATCACAGCGCCGTGATATTGCCTCTGCAAAGATCGACCGATCAAGTGAATTACCCAGTTTGGTTGCCAGTGCATCAGGTGGCACCAGCGATCCCGCGCTTGAGATTGGGGTGAAATCTGATCGGTTTTTTGACTTCGGCACCTCAGCACGTTTGCGCGCGGGCAAAGCAGCGCAAACCGTTGCAAATCGTCAAGTTGAACAAGCAAAAGAAACGGCAAATCGCCGGATGCAAGGCTATCTACAAGATTTAACTTCCGCCAAGCGCCAATTGTCCGAAGCGCGGGCCTTGCGCAAACAGGCGTGGAATAATTTCACCTTGTTTCGCCGCCAGTATGAAGCAGGTCAACGTCAGGTCATGGATGTTGTTGGAGTTTATGAAAGCTACGCGCGCCAACAACGGCGGCTGCTTGAGATTAAATATCAAATTGCACAACTAAAATTGCAAATAGCACGTGATTTGGGTCTGCTGGCAGATGGAGCGAAAATTTGA
- a CDS encoding ATP-binding cassette domain-containing protein gives MTTKMLQSRAKLIVVLAGLMGQRAVLNDISVALRTDLSGSARISIKTLAIGLKASGLTPDICETNTLGPQHWPAITQMTSGQHILVIGQENNDFIIYDETCEDRRAIVPAQEFEPFFTGILLRAAVSEPELAQKHGSKKGSEDWFWSAFRPYYKQFGEVALGSLVGNILAVAVALFSLQVYDRVIPHQSQATLWVLAVGALMAIGFEALLKLARSRLVDGAGRQIEVAVQKLLMDRLLGMRSDAPQRAPNQLFSAMREFSSVREFFTATSLGNLADIPFVFVFLLLVYSIAGNLVFVLVLGAVIMVLPGLFLQRHMVRITREMQGASAHTNRLLHETIAELDTVKTQRAEARFQRIWSELISLSALKSSDQRKLASALTFWSQAVQQATYITAVICCTYMVFAGEFSVGSIIAVGILTSRTLAPLTQLASTLARWSNVKTALEGLSQIAEAPQDTEPQRSYLRREKTAGGFELRELQFCYPGNESRVLDVPALRILPGQTSAILGSNGAGKSTFLKVLSGLYAPTQGSVLLDGTDMAQLAAADLRRFVGYLGPEVKLFSGSLRDNLNLNQLENNDDRLQKALDFAGLGPFINSHSKGLDLPITDGGQGLSSGQRQSIGWARLWLQDPKVCLLDEPTAALDQTLETTLISRLKSWLGGRTAIIATHRVGILSLTERTMIFHNGRLAADGPRDAVLEHLKVSTAQKNASGVV, from the coding sequence ATGACCACCAAAATGCTGCAGTCACGGGCAAAACTTATCGTGGTTTTGGCTGGTTTGATGGGGCAGCGCGCAGTATTAAATGATATATCAGTTGCGCTGCGCACAGACCTTTCAGGTTCTGCACGAATTTCCATCAAGACATTGGCCATCGGATTGAAGGCCTCTGGTCTCACACCGGATATATGCGAAACGAATACGCTTGGCCCTCAGCATTGGCCAGCGATTACACAAATGACCAGTGGACAGCACATCTTGGTCATCGGTCAAGAAAATAACGATTTTATAATTTATGATGAAACCTGCGAAGACCGGCGTGCTATTGTGCCAGCGCAGGAGTTTGAGCCATTCTTCACGGGCATTTTGTTGCGTGCAGCCGTGTCCGAGCCGGAATTGGCACAAAAGCATGGTTCCAAAAAAGGATCAGAGGATTGGTTTTGGTCCGCCTTTCGCCCATACTATAAACAGTTTGGCGAGGTCGCTCTTGGGTCCCTTGTGGGTAATATACTGGCCGTAGCCGTGGCGCTTTTTTCGCTTCAGGTTTATGATCGGGTCATTCCACATCAATCCCAAGCAACGCTTTGGGTGCTTGCAGTTGGGGCGCTTATGGCCATTGGCTTCGAGGCGCTTCTCAAGTTGGCGCGCTCTCGGCTTGTCGATGGTGCGGGACGCCAGATCGAAGTTGCGGTACAAAAGCTTCTTATGGACCGGCTTTTGGGAATGCGGTCGGATGCGCCCCAGCGCGCACCCAATCAGCTTTTTTCTGCAATGCGCGAATTTAGCTCTGTGCGTGAGTTCTTTACTGCCACTTCTCTGGGCAATCTGGCGGATATCCCGTTTGTTTTTGTGTTTCTTTTACTGGTGTATTCGATTGCCGGAAATTTGGTTTTCGTGCTGGTGTTGGGTGCAGTCATCATGGTGCTTCCCGGGTTATTCTTGCAGCGGCACATGGTTCGAATTACGCGAGAAATGCAAGGCGCTTCTGCCCATACCAACCGTTTGCTGCATGAAACCATTGCTGAGCTTGATACGGTAAAAACCCAAAGGGCAGAAGCTCGGTTTCAACGGATATGGAGCGAACTTATCTCTTTGTCGGCGCTCAAATCTTCAGACCAACGTAAGTTGGCCTCTGCGCTGACATTTTGGAGCCAGGCTGTGCAGCAGGCCACTTATATAACGGCAGTGATCTGTTGTACTTATATGGTCTTTGCCGGCGAGTTTAGCGTTGGCTCAATTATCGCTGTTGGAATATTAACCAGCCGGACCTTGGCACCGTTGACCCAGCTTGCTTCAACATTGGCCCGCTGGAGCAACGTTAAAACTGCGCTGGAAGGCCTAAGCCAGATTGCCGAGGCACCGCAAGATACTGAGCCCCAGCGTAGCTATTTACGACGCGAAAAAACCGCTGGTGGTTTTGAGTTGCGCGAGCTGCAATTTTGCTATCCGGGAAATGAAAGCCGAGTTCTGGATGTTCCAGCCTTGCGGATTTTACCGGGTCAGACATCTGCCATCCTCGGCAGTAATGGCGCTGGCAAATCTACCTTTCTTAAGGTGCTAAGCGGTCTTTATGCACCCACACAGGGGTCGGTTCTTTTAGATGGGACGGATATGGCACAGCTTGCCGCGGCAGACTTGCGCCGCTTTGTTGGGTATTTAGGCCCAGAGGTCAAATTGTTTAGTGGCAGCCTGCGTGACAACCTCAATTTAAATCAATTGGAAAATAACGATGACAGATTGCAAAAGGCGCTTGATTTTGCAGGTCTTGGACCTTTTATAAATAGTCATTCGAAGGGCTTGGACTTACCGATAACTGACGGTGGGCAAGGCTTGTCAAGTGGGCAACGGCAATCCATCGGTTGGGCGCGTTTATGGCTTCAAGATCCCAAGGTTTGTTTGCTGGATGAACCCACTGCGGCGCTTGATCAAACGCTGGAAACGACGCTGATCAGTCGCCTAAAGAGCTGGCTTGGCGGGCGCACTGCGATTATTGCCACCCATCGGGTTGGGATATTATCACTAACGGAACGAACGATGATTTTCCACAACGGCCGCTTAGCTGCAGATGGTCCGCGCGATGCGGTTTTAGAACATCTAAAAGTCAGTACCGCGCAGAAAAATGCAAGCGGTGTGGTATGA